The segment CAAACTCCGGCCGCGGGGCTTTGGGTCCTGGCCCTAACGGGGCTCTGTGCTCGGTTGCAGCCGGGGCCCTCCGCGGCGGCCCCAAAGACGATCCCAAAGCGGAGGAGGAGGCGAAGGGCCGCGAGGAGAACTTCTCCATGGACAGCGACCTCGACTACAGCTCCGACGAGAACGGCCCCGCGCCGGCGGCCCCGCGGGAGGAGGACTGTGGTACCGCGTTGGAGGAAAACCCCCCCAGCGCCGCCAATGCCGCCGCCAACGCCGCGGCCACGGGGAAGAACCGACGGCGACGGACGGCGTTTACCAGcgagcagctgctggagctggagaagGAGTTCCACTGCAAGAAGTACCTCTCGCTGACGGAGCGCTCGCAGATCGCTCACGCTTTGAAGCTGAGCGAGGTGCAGGTGAAGATCTGGTTCCAGAACCGGCGAGCCAAATGGAAGCGGGTGAAAGCGGGCAACGCCAGCTCCAAGGCGGGGGAACCCTCGCGGAACCCCAAAATCGTGGTGCCCATCCCGGTGCACGTCAGCCGCTTCGCCATCAGGAGTCAGCaccagcagctggagcaggcgCGGCCCTGAGCGCCGCTGGGGGGGCAAAAAGTTGACAAACGGGGTTTTCGCCGG is part of the Meleagris gallopavo isolate NT-WF06-2002-E0010 breed Aviagen turkey brand Nicholas breeding stock unplaced genomic scaffold, Turkey_5.1 ChrUn_random_7180001952207, whole genome shotgun sequence genome and harbors:
- the LOC104916966 gene encoding homeobox protein GBX-2, yielding HPNSGRGALGPGPNGALCSVAAGALRGGPKDDPKAEEEAKGREENFSMDSDLDYSSDENGPAPAAPREEDCGTALEENPPSAANAAANAAATGKNRRRRTAFTSEQLLELEKEFHCKKYLSLTERSQIAHALKLSEVQVKIWFQNRRAKWKRVKAGNASSKAGEPSRNPKIVVPIPVHVSRFAIRSQHQQLEQARP